Proteins encoded by one window of candidate division KSB1 bacterium:
- a CDS encoding NupC/NupG family nucleoside CNT transporter, which translates to MRFIGILGLVTILGIAFLLSANRRAVRPRVIIWGMSLQMLFAAVILSRSVVSWIGTFLFFSLIVAYLYRQELSFAQPAHRLAIKVAVGLAGAGIGTAVAVGLEKAGYMSIILGLTALGLFYAWIRKAPKLGRILFSILLILCLGMMIGKGVYGDAVLVRLAVYVERFLRLTDKGSEFLFGNLVKTEYFTPQSDAWPGFGFQFAFSVLPTIIFFSACMSILYYLGIMQAVVKAMASFMRWTMGTSGAETLSCSANVFVGQTEAPLLIKPFLEEMTISELHAVMVGGFGTIAGGVMAGYIRMGISPAHLIAASVMAAPASLVMAKILLPETQHSKTAGDVNIPDVGRADNLLDAAARGVTDGLKLAVNVGAMLIAFISLIAFVDLLLGFADKWIDGRLLGGAYNAQAQQFSGIFPGSLKSLLGTLFSPIAFLIGVPWKEALDVGNLLGVKIAVNEFVGYAQLSEAIRQGMLSPRSITIATYALCGFANFSSIGIQLGGIGALIPNRRSELSRIALRAMIGGALVSWMTASIAGMLI; encoded by the coding sequence ATGCGCTTTATCGGTATTCTGGGACTTGTAACTATTCTCGGCATCGCCTTTCTTTTATCCGCCAATCGCCGCGCTGTACGACCGCGTGTAATCATCTGGGGAATGAGCCTGCAAATGCTGTTTGCCGCCGTCATTCTCAGCCGTTCTGTCGTCTCGTGGATCGGCACGTTTCTCTTCTTCAGCCTGATCGTCGCCTACCTCTATCGTCAAGAGCTGTCTTTCGCGCAGCCCGCACACCGCTTGGCAATCAAGGTTGCCGTCGGGTTGGCAGGTGCAGGTATAGGAACGGCGGTTGCCGTCGGGCTCGAAAAGGCGGGATATATGAGCATCATTCTTGGATTGACCGCTCTTGGTCTTTTCTATGCTTGGATTAGAAAAGCACCGAAACTGGGGCGAATTTTGTTTTCAATTTTGCTGATCCTTTGCCTTGGAATGATGATCGGCAAGGGCGTTTACGGCGACGCCGTACTCGTCAGATTGGCCGTCTATGTGGAACGGTTTCTGCGTTTGACCGATAAAGGAAGCGAGTTTCTCTTCGGCAATTTGGTCAAGACCGAATATTTTACGCCCCAGTCCGATGCCTGGCCTGGATTCGGATTTCAGTTTGCTTTTTCGGTTTTACCGACGATCATCTTTTTTTCGGCCTGCATGTCCATTCTCTATTATCTCGGCATCATGCAGGCCGTGGTCAAGGCGATGGCCTCTTTTATGCGTTGGACCATGGGCACGAGCGGTGCCGAAACGCTTTCCTGTTCAGCCAACGTTTTTGTCGGCCAAACCGAAGCGCCGCTGCTGATCAAGCCGTTTCTGGAAGAAATGACGATTTCGGAACTGCACGCCGTCATGGTCGGCGGTTTCGGCACCATTGCCGGCGGAGTGATGGCCGGCTACATTCGCATGGGCATCAGCCCGGCGCATTTGATCGCCGCCAGCGTCATGGCGGCGCCGGCCTCATTAGTGATGGCGAAAATTCTCCTGCCGGAGACACAGCATTCAAAAACGGCGGGAGACGTCAATATACCGGATGTGGGGCGCGCTGATAATCTGCTCGATGCCGCGGCGCGCGGCGTCACCGACGGCCTGAAACTGGCCGTCAATGTCGGCGCCATGCTCATCGCCTTCATCTCGCTGATCGCTTTTGTTGATCTATTGCTGGGTTTTGCCGATAAATGGATCGACGGCCGACTGCTGGGCGGCGCCTACAACGCTCAAGCACAACAGTTTTCGGGCATTTTCCCGGGCAGTTTAAAATCGCTTTTAGGCACGCTGTTTTCACCTATCGCCTTTCTAATTGGCGTGCCCTGGAAAGAGGCGCTTGACGTCGGCAACCTTCTCGGCGTCAAGATCGCGGTCAACGAATTCGTCGGTTATGCGCAGTTGAGCGAGGCGATTCGGCAGGGGATGTTGTCGCCGCGCTCGATCACCATTGCCACCTATGCGCTGTGCGGGTTTGCCAATTTTTCGTCCATCGGCATTCAATTGGGAGGCATCGGCGCGCTGATCCCAAATCGACGCTCAGAGCTGTCGCGCATTGCTCTGCGCGCCATGATCGGCGGCGCCCTCGTCTCCTGGATGACCGCTTCGATTGCCGGGATGCTTATTTAG
- a CDS encoding thymidine kinase, translating into MLSIVPRDMGWIEVICGPMFSGKSEELIRRLRRAEIARLKVATFKPLIDDRYSTGHIVSHSAQRIPSISVSSAEEILEKAQDAHVVGIDEAQFFDLSLVDVCQKLADSGKRVIVAGLDQDYMGKPFEPIPQLLAVAEYITKTLAICVKCGSPAGRTQRLAKRSERVLVGAADLYEARCRFCHEVFQDETTNE; encoded by the coding sequence ATGTTGAGCATCGTACCGCGAGACATGGGATGGATCGAAGTGATCTGCGGTCCCATGTTCAGCGGCAAATCGGAAGAACTTATTCGCCGATTGCGTCGCGCCGAAATCGCCCGGCTCAAAGTGGCGACTTTTAAACCTTTGATCGACGATCGGTATTCAACCGGCCACATCGTTTCACACAGCGCCCAGAGAATTCCCTCCATTTCCGTTTCTTCCGCCGAAGAGATCTTGGAAAAGGCGCAGGATGCACATGTGGTCGGCATCGATGAGGCGCAGTTTTTCGATCTTTCATTGGTCGATGTTTGCCAAAAGCTGGCCGACAGCGGCAAACGCGTCATCGTCGCGGGTCTCGATCAGGATTATATGGGCAAGCCCTTCGAGCCGATTCCTCAGCTTTTGGCGGTGGCGGAATATATCACCAAAACCTTAGCGATCTGCGTCAAATGCGGCAGTCCGGCGGGCCGTACGCAGCGGCTGGCAAAGCGCTCTGAACGGGTACTCGTAGGTGCGGCCGACCTTTATGAGGCGCGTTGCCGCTTCTGTCATGAGGTTTTCCAGGACGAAACAACCAACGAGTGA
- a CDS encoding DUF2905 domain-containing protein, translating to MQNIGKLLMTVGVLLTFAGALLFLFERFGLRIGRLPGDILIRRENFVFYFPIATGLIVSLLITLFIRLFKH from the coding sequence ATGCAAAACATTGGTAAGCTGTTGATGACCGTAGGTGTTTTGTTGACTTTTGCGGGTGCTTTGCTGTTTCTTTTCGAACGGTTCGGCCTGCGGATTGGCCGCCTTCCAGGCGACATCCTCATCCGCAGGGAAAATTTTGTGTTTTACTTTCCCATCGCTACCGGCCTGATAGTCTCTCTGTTGATAACTCTGTTCATTCGATTGTTCAAACATTAA
- a CDS encoding acetylxylan esterase, translating into MTRSACFLLIPFGLFFCLSTAGAQDSLLCVGEYWSEAEAAQKMDEFAASFHTAEEWQARAAIIRRLILTGAELDPLPKRTPLNPVYRNRRKFNGYSVVNVAFESLPGVFVTGSLYEPKPRREKTAAVLCPHGHWNDPNDYGRYRADMQKRCATLAKMGATVLSYDIVGYGESAELGWVHHHPKTLKLQLWNSIRAVDFLTTLPTVDSTRIGVTGASGGGTQSFLLAAVDERIAASAPVVMVSAHFFGGCVCESGMPIHRNATFQTNNVEIAACCAPRPMLLVSCGGDWTRNSPAVEFPYIQRIYDLLRASNHFWTAHLPDEQHDYGFSKRVPMYAFFAHFFGLDISAVLNENGTVDETFVTLEPAEALRVFDKRHPFPAHAVRNNDAVVW; encoded by the coding sequence ATGACACGTTCGGCGTGTTTTCTGCTCATTCCATTCGGCCTTTTCTTTTGTCTGTCGACGGCAGGTGCCCAGGACTCGCTCCTTTGCGTCGGAGAGTATTGGAGCGAAGCGGAAGCGGCGCAAAAAATGGACGAATTTGCCGCTTCCTTTCATACGGCTGAGGAATGGCAAGCCCGCGCCGCAATAATTCGGCGGCTGATCTTAACCGGCGCCGAACTTGATCCGCTGCCGAAACGAACGCCGCTCAATCCCGTTTACCGCAATCGCCGAAAATTTAACGGCTACTCGGTCGTCAATGTTGCCTTTGAGAGTCTTCCTGGTGTGTTCGTAACCGGCAGCCTATATGAACCGAAACCGCGCCGAGAAAAGACGGCGGCGGTACTGTGTCCGCACGGACATTGGAACGATCCGAATGACTATGGACGGTATCGAGCCGACATGCAGAAACGGTGTGCGACGCTGGCGAAAATGGGGGCAACGGTCCTGAGCTACGATATAGTCGGATACGGTGAAAGCGCGGAGTTAGGGTGGGTTCATCATCATCCTAAAACCCTCAAGCTGCAGCTTTGGAACAGCATTCGTGCAGTGGATTTTTTGACGACTTTGCCGACCGTCGATTCGACGCGAATCGGCGTGACGGGCGCCTCCGGCGGCGGAACTCAGTCCTTTCTCTTGGCCGCCGTCGACGAACGCATTGCCGCCTCTGCCCCTGTCGTCATGGTTTCGGCGCATTTTTTCGGCGGCTGCGTCTGCGAAAGCGGCATGCCGATCCACCGCAATGCGACGTTCCAAACCAACAACGTCGAAATTGCCGCCTGTTGCGCGCCGCGGCCGATGCTGCTGGTATCCTGCGGCGGGGATTGGACGCGCAATTCGCCGGCGGTCGAATTCCCCTACATTCAGCGCATCTATGACCTGCTCCGAGCTTCAAATCATTTTTGGACCGCCCATTTGCCCGACGAGCAGCATGACTATGGATTTTCAAAACGCGTGCCGATGTATGCCTTTTTTGCCCATTTCTTCGGCTTGGATATCTCTGCCGTATTAAATGAGAACGGAACGGTCGACGAGACGTTTGTCACACTCGAACCTGCAGAAGCCTTGCGAGTGTTCGACAAGCGGCATCCTTTTCCCGCCCATGCAGTTAGGAATAATGATGCCGTTGTATGGTGA
- the udk gene encoding uridine kinase, whose amino-acid sequence MTGNRIRPVLIGVAGASGAGKSYFTQALREKLRAEETGILSQDDYYHDQSHIPFSDRELVNYDHPQAVDFDLLIEHLKRLKAGEPIEHPRYDFSRHTRRRETGVLKPKRAVIVDGILIFSVAACRELFDLRIFIDTPLDLCFIRRLQRDLIERGRSVESIVNQYLCTVRPMFLQFVETSRVFADRIFCGEGDMSAAVDETVRLVDKIIAEKKP is encoded by the coding sequence ATGACGGGGAATAGAATTCGACCGGTGCTGATCGGAGTGGCCGGCGCTTCGGGTGCCGGGAAAAGCTATTTTACCCAGGCTCTGCGCGAAAAACTGAGAGCCGAGGAAACCGGCATCCTGTCGCAGGATGACTATTATCATGACCAATCGCACATTCCTTTTTCCGATCGCGAGTTGGTAAATTATGATCACCCGCAGGCCGTCGATTTCGACCTTTTGATCGAACATCTCAAACGGCTCAAAGCGGGCGAACCGATCGAGCATCCGCGTTATGATTTCAGCCGACATACGCGGCGACGTGAGACAGGGGTGCTGAAACCGAAGCGGGCCGTCATCGTGGACGGGATCCTGATTTTCAGCGTGGCGGCGTGTCGGGAGCTGTTCGATCTGCGCATCTTTATCGACACGCCCCTCGATCTCTGCTTCATCAGACGGTTGCAGCGCGATTTAATCGAGCGCGGCCGCAGCGTCGAGTCGATCGTCAATCAATATTTGTGCACCGTGCGTCCCATGTTCCTGCAATTCGTCGAGACTTCGCGCGTTTTTGCCGATCGAATCTTTTGCGGTGAGGGCGATATGTCGGCTGCCGTGGATGAGACCGTCCGGCTGGTCGACAAAATTATTGCGGAGAAAAAGCCATGA
- the cdd gene encoding cytidine deaminase, which produces MEFNSLVEAALAAKAKALAPYSHFSVGAAVLTSSGRIYDGCNIESSSLGLTICAERLALFKALAAGERSFVAVAVAADSKQVCPPCGACRQVLWDFAPNATVLMISGDGTVKSLPVAELLPLAFDQGVINHDGE; this is translated from the coding sequence ATGGAATTCAATTCTCTTGTCGAGGCAGCCTTGGCGGCCAAGGCCAAAGCCCTCGCCCCTTATTCGCATTTTAGCGTCGGCGCTGCCGTGCTGACCAGTTCGGGGCGCATCTACGACGGCTGCAACATCGAGTCGAGTTCGCTGGGCCTGACGATCTGCGCCGAGAGGCTTGCTTTGTTCAAGGCGTTGGCGGCCGGAGAACGCTCTTTTGTCGCCGTCGCCGTTGCCGCCGATTCGAAGCAAGTCTGTCCGCCTTGCGGTGCATGCCGACAAGTTCTATGGGATTTTGCTCCAAATGCCACGGTGCTCATGATTTCGGGCGACGGAACCGTCAAAAGCCTCCCGGTTGCCGAGCTGCTGCCGTTGGCTTTTGATCAAGGGGTTATCAATCATGACGGGGAATAG
- a CDS encoding single-stranded DNA-binding protein: MAYDSKGTVNKVILIGRLGQDPDVRYTPSGAATVTLSVATNTSYRGQDGNLVENTEWHRVVLWRQQAETAGKFLKKGSRVFVEGKLATRSWEDKDGVKHFTTEIIADQIQFLDARGEGNNVEAGSKGEKTIPPEPPIDEADDLPF, encoded by the coding sequence ATGGCTTACGACAGCAAGGGAACCGTCAACAAAGTTATCTTGATAGGCCGATTGGGACAGGATCCGGATGTCAGATACACGCCCTCCGGTGCTGCAACGGTGACGTTGAGCGTCGCCACCAATACCAGCTATCGCGGCCAGGACGGCAATTTGGTCGAAAACACTGAATGGCATCGCGTCGTCTTGTGGCGGCAGCAGGCGGAAACCGCGGGCAAATTTCTCAAAAAGGGAAGTCGGGTCTTTGTCGAGGGAAAGCTGGCGACGCGCTCTTGGGAAGATAAAGACGGCGTCAAGCATTTTACCACTGAGATTATTGCCGATCAAATTCAATTTCTCGATGCCCGCGGTGAAGGGAACAATGTCGAAGCGGGATCAAAAGGTGAAAAGACGATTCCGCCCGAACCTCCGATCGATGAGGCCGATGATTTGCCCTTCTAA
- a CDS encoding L-threonylcarbamoyladenylate synthase — translation MINNRIEHMEKIIQVNPRKPEPHLIRQAAKVLMDGGIIAYPTETVYGIGCNALNAAAVDRIYDLKGRDRSKAMIVIAGDILQVRELVKEIPPAAEKLIDNFWPGPLTIIFDAVEKVAAVFRSGHNTIAVRIPDSRICLSLIRQTGFPLISTSANPSGEPPATTAEEVDAVFGDQLDLIIDGGPTPSRTPSTVVDVTRSPVRIVRQGAVSALEIRTVLDTI, via the coding sequence ATGATCAATAACCGAATCGAGCATATGGAAAAGATTATTCAGGTCAATCCACGCAAACCGGAACCTCATCTGATCCGCCAAGCCGCCAAGGTGCTAATGGACGGAGGTATCATTGCTTATCCGACGGAGACCGTCTATGGAATCGGCTGCAATGCTTTGAATGCAGCCGCCGTGGATCGGATCTATGACCTGAAGGGCCGAGATCGGAGCAAGGCCATGATCGTAATTGCCGGCGACATTCTGCAGGTACGTGAGTTGGTCAAAGAAATTCCGCCGGCCGCGGAAAAGCTGATCGATAATTTTTGGCCCGGCCCTTTGACGATTATTTTTGACGCAGTGGAAAAGGTGGCCGCCGTTTTTCGCTCCGGTCATAACACGATTGCCGTGCGTATACCCGATTCGAGGATCTGTCTTTCTCTTATTCGGCAAACCGGTTTTCCGCTCATTTCCACCAGCGCCAATCCTTCGGGCGAACCGCCGGCAACGACCGCCGAAGAGGTGGATGCCGTTTTCGGCGATCAGTTGGATCTTATTATCGACGGAGGGCCGACACCGTCCCGAACCCCCTCCACGGTAGTCGATGTAACCAGATCTCCGGTGAGGATTGTGCGGCAGGGTGCTGTTTCCGCATTGGAAATTCGAACCGTCTTGGATACAATTTAG